From Dasypus novemcinctus isolate mDasNov1 chromosome 11, mDasNov1.1.hap2, whole genome shotgun sequence, one genomic window encodes:
- the GJB7 gene encoding gap junction beta-7 protein gives MSWMFLRDLLGGVNKYSTEIGRIWLAVIFIFRLLVYMVAAEHVWKDEQKEFECNIRQPGCENVCFDYYFPISQVRLWALQLIMVSAPSLLVVLHVAYRESREKRQRKKLYVSPGTMDGGLWYTYLISLIVKTGFEMGFLVLFYKMYDGFSVPYLVKCDLKPCPNTVDCFISKPTEKTIFILFLVITSGLCIVLNFTELSLLVLKCFIKCCLQQYFKELKPSVCECHNLPYVECGEVRAPPLLQNHNSDLTLSTPQQPGAKLLCDTQEG, from the coding sequence ATGAGTTGGATGTTCCTTAGAGACCTCCTCGGTGGAGTAAATAAGTACTCAACAGAGATTGGGCGCATTTGGCTGGCTGTCATATTCATCTTCCGTTTGCTGGTCTACATGGTGGCAGCAGAACATGTGTGGAAAGATGAGCAGAAAGAGTTTGAGTGCAACATTAGACAACCTGGTTGTGAAAATGTGTGTTTTGACTACTATTTCCCCATCTCTCAGGTCAGACTTTGGGCCTTACAGCTGATCATGGTCTCTGCACCTTCACTTCTGGTGGTTCTACATGTAGCCTATCGtgaaagcagagagaaaaggcagagaaaaaaaCTCTATGTCAGCCCAGGCACAATGGATGGGGGCCTGTGGTACACTTACCTTATCAGCCTCATTGTTAAAACTGGTTTTGAAATGGGTTTCctggttttattttataagatGTATGATGGCTTTAGTGTTCCCTACCTTGTGAAGTGTGATTTGAAGCCTTGTCCCAACACTGTAGACTGCTTCATCTCCAAACCCACCGAGAAAACCATCTTCATCCTCTTCTTGGTCATTACCTCAGGCCTGTGCATTGTGTTGAATTTCACTGAACTGAGCCTTTTGGTTCTCAAGTGTTTTATAAAGTGCTGCCTCCAACAATACTTTAAAGAACTCAAGCCTTCAGTGTGTGAGTGCCACAACCTCCCATATGTAGAATGTGGCGAGGTAAGGGCGCCTCCTCTACTCCAGAATCACAATTCAGATTTGACTCTAAGCACACCCCAGCAACCTGGAGCAAAACTACTTTGTGACACACAAGAGggttaa